A window from Embleya scabrispora encodes these proteins:
- a CDS encoding NADP-dependent oxidoreductase: MTTPAATNRQIRLAARPSGLPAPTDWELTAEPVSEPADGRLLVEVSHISLDPAMRGWMNDVRSYIPPVRIGEVMRAGAIGRVLASRHPDFAVGDHVFGRFGVQEYAETDGEGVRRVDLGIAPPETHLGVLGATGLTAYFGLFDIGRPQPGQTVLVSGAAGAVGSVVGQLAKLEGCRAVGIAGGPDKCRTLTEEFGFDAAVDYKNDDVPAALRKHCPDGVDVFFDNVGGTILDAALTRLARGARVIVCGAISQYNNTEPAPGPSNYLSLLVNRASMTGMVVFDYADRYPEATAELAGWLADGRLRAREDVVEGDVTAFPETLLRLFTGANTGKLVLRIR; this comes from the coding sequence ATGACCACGCCCGCCGCCACGAACCGTCAGATCAGGCTGGCCGCGCGCCCGTCCGGCCTGCCCGCGCCCACCGACTGGGAGCTGACCGCCGAACCGGTGTCCGAGCCGGCCGACGGGCGCCTCCTGGTCGAGGTCTCGCACATCTCGCTCGACCCGGCGATGCGCGGCTGGATGAACGACGTGCGCTCGTACATCCCGCCGGTGCGGATCGGCGAGGTGATGCGCGCCGGCGCGATCGGCCGCGTGCTCGCCTCGCGGCATCCGGACTTCGCGGTCGGCGACCACGTGTTCGGCCGGTTCGGCGTGCAGGAGTACGCGGAAACCGACGGCGAGGGGGTGCGCCGGGTGGACCTGGGCATCGCCCCGCCCGAGACCCACCTGGGCGTGCTGGGCGCCACCGGACTGACCGCCTACTTCGGCCTGTTCGACATCGGCCGCCCGCAGCCGGGACAGACCGTGCTGGTGTCCGGCGCGGCCGGCGCGGTGGGCAGCGTGGTCGGCCAGCTCGCCAAGCTCGAGGGCTGCCGTGCGGTGGGCATCGCCGGCGGACCGGACAAGTGCCGCACGCTGACCGAGGAGTTCGGCTTCGACGCGGCCGTCGACTACAAGAACGACGACGTACCCGCCGCGCTGCGCAAGCACTGCCCCGACGGCGTGGACGTGTTCTTCGACAACGTCGGCGGCACGATCCTGGACGCCGCGCTGACCCGGCTGGCCCGGGGCGCGCGGGTGATCGTGTGCGGCGCGATCTCCCAGTACAACAACACCGAACCCGCTCCGGGCCCGAGCAACTACCTCTCCCTGCTGGTCAACCGGGCGTCGATGACCGGCATGGTGGTCTTCGACTACGCCGACCGCTACCCGGAGGCGACGGCGGAGCTGGCCGGGTGGCTCGCGGACGGCCGACTCCGCGCACGCGAGGACGTGGTCGAGGGCGACGTCACGGCCTTCCCGGAGACCCTGCTGCGCCTGTTCACCGGGGCGAACACGGGCAAGTTGGTGCTGCGTATCCGCTGA
- a CDS encoding MaoC family dehydratase, which produces MRVFENVDEVFAAKGEPLGTGDWLTVDQERVDAFADATGDHQWIHVDPERAKDGPFGTTIAHGYLTLSLIPVLAADLFTVRGVRMGVNYGSDKVRFPAPVPVGARIRDHAVLVDAVRTAQGVRLTVRHTIEIEGVAKPACVADTLSLVVP; this is translated from the coding sequence ATGCGTGTGTTCGAGAACGTCGACGAGGTGTTCGCGGCCAAGGGCGAACCACTGGGCACCGGCGACTGGTTGACCGTCGACCAGGAACGCGTCGACGCCTTCGCCGACGCGACCGGCGACCACCAGTGGATCCACGTCGACCCCGAGCGGGCCAAGGACGGCCCGTTCGGCACCACCATCGCGCACGGCTATCTCACCCTGTCGCTGATCCCCGTCCTGGCCGCCGACCTGTTCACCGTGCGCGGGGTGCGGATGGGCGTCAACTACGGCTCGGACAAGGTGCGTTTCCCGGCGCCGGTGCCGGTCGGCGCGCGGATCCGCGACCACGCCGTCCTGGTGGACGCGGTACGGACCGCACAGGGCGTGCGGCTGACGGTGCGGCACACCATCGAGATCGAGGGCGTCGCGAAGCCGGCGTGCGTCGCGGACACGCTCTCCCTGGTCGTGCCCTGA
- the fabG gene encoding 3-oxoacyl-ACP reductase FabG translates to MTENTPATATTSRVAIVTGAARGIGAATARRLAAEGRAVAVLDLDEAACADTVAAIVEAGGTALAVGADVTAGDQVDAAVARVADTLGAPTVLVNNAGVIRDNLLFKMSDGDWDTVIDVHLRGAFLMSRAVQAHMTAAGWGRIVNLSSSSALGNRGQANYSAAKAGLQGFTKTLAFELGKFGVTANAVAPGFIVTDMTAATAARVGMEFEAFQDAAAQQIPVRRVGRPEDVANTIAFLTGEDAGFVSGQVIYVAGGPLC, encoded by the coding sequence ATGACCGAGAACACCCCCGCGACCGCGACCACCTCGCGCGTGGCCATCGTCACCGGCGCCGCGCGCGGCATCGGCGCGGCCACCGCCCGCCGACTCGCCGCCGAGGGCAGGGCCGTGGCCGTGCTCGACCTGGACGAGGCCGCCTGCGCCGACACCGTCGCCGCGATCGTCGAGGCCGGCGGCACGGCCCTCGCGGTCGGCGCCGACGTCACCGCCGGGGACCAGGTGGACGCCGCCGTCGCGCGCGTGGCCGACACCCTCGGCGCGCCGACCGTGCTGGTCAACAACGCCGGTGTGATCCGGGACAACCTGCTGTTCAAGATGTCCGACGGCGACTGGGACACGGTCATCGACGTGCACCTGCGCGGCGCGTTCCTGATGAGCCGCGCGGTCCAGGCGCACATGACCGCCGCCGGCTGGGGCCGGATCGTCAACCTCTCCAGTTCGTCCGCGCTGGGCAACCGGGGGCAGGCCAACTACTCGGCGGCCAAGGCCGGACTCCAGGGCTTCACCAAGACCCTCGCCTTCGAGCTGGGCAAGTTCGGGGTGACCGCCAACGCGGTGGCGCCGGGCTTCATCGTCACCGACATGACCGCGGCCACCGCGGCCCGCGTCGGCATGGAGTTCGAGGCGTTCCAGGACGCCGCGGCCCAGCAGATCCCGGTCCGCCGAGTCGGCCGCCCCGAGGACGTCGCCAACACCATCGCGTTCCTGACCGGCGAGGACGCGGGATTCGTCTCCGGCCAGGTGATCTACGTCGCCGGCGGGCCGCTCTGCTGA
- a CDS encoding WD40 repeat domain-containing protein: MSNVAQGEISWLATIDDDTSATSPPADPADREPPSRWRPDWVTGPWTATDPPARPTGRADGEPEGVWICDLVPERSLGEPLAGHDGRVAAVTTALVGGRPVVVAGTAGWGATVRVFDLDGGRQLCRPLVGRTAWVGAARATVAGRPVAVTGDSAGVRVWDPATGLPVAEPLTGSVGAVATAELDGCPVAIVGPEPVRDGDADHAVRVIDLATGAEFGPPLTGHSCAVTDVATAVVQGRPIAVTGSRQAVRVWDLATREPIGAPLAAEVSAVATGVLAGRPIVVAGGSTGATTETAATAATTPTKVRGTVQVWDLTTHTPIGPRLLFPLPVDALTVAPGGRVVVAFGRELAALRHG, translated from the coding sequence ATGTCCAACGTTGCGCAGGGCGAGATCTCTTGGCTCGCGACGATCGACGACGACACGTCGGCGACCTCCCCTCCCGCCGACCCGGCCGACCGCGAACCGCCTTCGCGCTGGCGGCCGGACTGGGTGACGGGCCCCTGGACGGCAACCGACCCGCCCGCGCGGCCGACCGGCCGGGCGGACGGCGAGCCCGAGGGGGTCTGGATCTGCGACCTGGTCCCCGAACGATCCCTCGGCGAACCCCTGGCGGGGCACGACGGACGGGTGGCCGCGGTGACGACCGCGCTGGTCGGCGGCCGGCCGGTGGTGGTCGCCGGGACGGCCGGTTGGGGCGCCACGGTACGGGTGTTCGACCTGGACGGCGGCCGCCAGTTGTGCCGGCCCCTGGTCGGCCGGACCGCGTGGGTGGGCGCCGCGCGGGCCACCGTGGCCGGCCGCCCCGTCGCGGTCACCGGGGATTCGGCCGGCGTACGGGTGTGGGATCCGGCCACGGGCCTGCCGGTCGCCGAACCGCTGACCGGATCGGTGGGGGCGGTGGCGACGGCCGAACTGGACGGGTGTCCGGTGGCGATCGTGGGCCCCGAGCCGGTCCGGGACGGCGACGCGGACCACGCGGTACGGGTGATCGACCTGGCCACCGGCGCCGAGTTCGGCCCACCGCTGACCGGACACTCCTGCGCGGTGACGGACGTGGCCACCGCCGTCGTCCAGGGCCGCCCGATCGCGGTCACCGGCAGCCGACAGGCGGTGCGGGTCTGGGACTTGGCCACCCGCGAGCCGATCGGCGCACCGCTGGCCGCCGAAGTCTCCGCCGTCGCGACCGGCGTACTGGCCGGCCGCCCGATCGTGGTTGCCGGCGGCTCCACCGGCGCGACCACGGAGACCGCCGCGACCGCCGCGACTACCCCGACCAAGGTGCGCGGCACCGTACAGGTGTGGGACCTGACCACCCACACCCCGATCGGCCCGCGCCTCCTGTTCCCCCTCCCGGTCGATGCCTTGACCGTGGCCCCGGGCGGCCGCGTGGTCGTCGCCTTCGGCCGAGAACTCGCGGCGCTGCGACACGGTTGA